One Camelus ferus isolate YT-003-E chromosome 19, BCGSAC_Cfer_1.0, whole genome shotgun sequence genomic window, TTTCTTTGAATCAACTTTGCCATCATGCTGATTCTCATTAAGGAGTTAAATGAAACACCCAGGCAGGGCTCATAACCTgggcatgtgtgcgtgtgtgtgtgttcaggtcCGGGGTGGCCAGCCCCCAGGGGCTGCCCGtgtgtgagcagggctgggcaaGCAGGGGACAGCTGAGGGAAGTCCAGCTCTGCCTGAGGCTGAGACAGGTGCCCTCtggcaggaggccctgggcttCTCTGGTTGTCTGACTCCTCTCGCCCGGGCAGATGTCAGGAGAGAAGAGACCCTCAGCCGACCCAGGCAAAAAGGCCAAGAAcccaaagaagaagaagaagaaggaccCCAATGAGCCGCAGAAACCCGTGTCAGCCTATGCGCTCTTCTTCAGAGACACTCAGGCCGCCATCAAGGGACAGAACCCCAGTGCCACCTTTGGGGATGTGTCCAAAATCGTGGCCTCCATGTGGGACAGCTTGGGAGAGGAGCAGAAGCAGGTGAGCCCCAGCCCTTTCTGGGCCACCCCCCAAGGCTTTGAGGTTGGACCTGGAAGGTCTAAAGCCAGGCCCAGCCTCTGGAACTAGAGGCTCCTGCAGAGGTCTTCACCGGGGTCAGTTTGCCCATCTCTAAGCTGGGAAGGTAGGTTTCTTCCAGTTCGGCTCCTTTCCAGCTGCGTTCACTAGCAGCTTGGCTAAGTGGAGAGGAAAgtgggcctctgcttcctcatctagaaaatgagaaCAAGCATCTCCGTCCATCCTGTGCCTCCAACTCTGATAGTCTGGGGGCCAGGCCAGAGCTTTCCTGTCCACTGACCGTATTCCTATGGCCTCGTCTCAAGGGCCTTCGGGGGAACAGGAGCAGGCCTAGCTCACAGGCAAAGGCTagttgccagctgtgtgacctcaggctgaCCATCTAACCTCTCCCCGATGTTGCCCACCTCTTGGACCTTTCAGGCCTACAAGAGGAAGACAGAAGCGGCAAAGAAGGAGTACCTGAAGGCTCTGGCAACCTACAGGGCCAGCCTCGTCTCTAAGGTAACCCCTGCAGTCCCGAGGCCCAGCTCTGCTAAGAGTGGGGCCACTTGAGTGACAGAGCAAGAACCAAGGCCCAGGGGAACGGTCAGCACCATAGGTCTTGGAAGGGATAGATAAGACCCATGTGCTCACTTCTCCagtgcacctactgtgtgccggggtCACGCTGGGTACTTTATATGCATCTCATTTCATGTAATTCTCAACAAAAACCCGATACTCAGAGGAGTTAAACAACTTGCCTGGAATTATCCAGCTTGTTAAGTGGCAGTACCATGATTCAAACCCAGTCTTTGCCAGTCTTCAAATGTGGCCCATACTCCTGACCACACTCTCTGCTGCCTCTGTCCACACTGGCATCGGAGGAGGCTCAGCATGGCGGTGGATGTGTGGTCCaagttgggggcgggggtgggggcaggtctgGAAGCTGCTGCAGAGAACATGGCTTCTGGGTTAGGCCATAAAGGGCCAAGCAAAGAGCATGTCCTGGGTCAAGGGAACAACatatgcaaaggcacagaggctggAGAGAAGCATAAATAGAGGCTAGCCCAGCTGGATGATTCTAAGAGTGTGGATTCCCCTGTGGGCAGGGGAGCCCCCAGGGATTAAAGCGAGGGGTAGTTGGATGGTCAGAGCTCAGTGTGGTGGGACCCTGAATTATCTCAGGTTAGTCCAGGGCTCTCCCCAAGGGGCTCAACAGCCAGCCAGAAGCCATGCCAGTAGGTTGCAGAACCACATGGCCTCGTGGCCCAAGTTCTGGCTTATCCACCTTCTCCAGAGTGATCGGTGTCTGTCTCCTTCCAGAGCTCCCCCGACCAGGGTGAGACCAAGGGCACTCAGGCGAACCCACCAGCCAAAATGCTCCCACCCAAGCAGCCCATGTACGCcatgcctggcctggcctccttcCTGACGCCATCCGACCTGCAGGCCTTCCGCAGCGGGGCCTCTCCCGCCAGCCTCGCCCGGACACTGGGCTCCAAGTCGCTGCTGCCGGGCCTCAGCGCATCCCCACCGCcgcccccctccttccctctcagtcCTACCCTGCACCAGCAGCTGCCACTGCCCCCCCACGCCCAGGGCACCCTCCTCAGTCCACCTGTTAGCAtgtccccagccccccagcctcctGTCCTGCCCACGCCCATGGCGCTCCAGGTGCAGCTGGCCATGAGCCCCTCACCGCCAGGGCCACAGGTAAGCAGGGCCCAGCAAGAACATGCCCCTAGGGGACCCCTTGTGGAAAGGGGAGGCAACTTGGGATTTAACCTCAGCCTTGGCCCCttagctctctgagcctcagttaccacatctgtgaaatggggctagtACACCTTGTCTGAGATGTACTGGCTGCAGTGAACAGTTGGTAAGTTGCCAGACAGATTCTTCAGATTCTTAAGGTATCCCAGGCTCTCCTCCCCTCAACCTGCgtccatttctgttgtttggcTGGAGGGGCTAAGGCCACCATGACTTCTGCTAGGTCAGCCCTAGCTCCTGACCCTCCCCAAAGCCTTTGAAGCTTGACCCTACTAATTGTTCCACAGACACTGGTAATTACAAGGCTTACTTGGCCCTGGGAGGTCACTCAGCCCAataactctattttacagagt contains:
- the TOX2 gene encoding TOX high mobility group box family member 2 isoform X2; translated protein: MSDGNPELLSTSQTYNSQNESNEDYEIPPITPPNLPEPPLLHLGDHEAGYHSLCHGLAPNGLLPAYSYQAMDLPAIMVSNMLAQDSHLLSGQLPTIQEMVHSEVAAYDSGRPGPLLGRPAMLASHMSALSQSQLISQMGIRSGIAHSSPSPPGSKSATPSPSSSTQEEESEAHFKMSGEKRPSADPGKKAKNPKKKKKKDPNEPQKPVSAYALFFRDTQAAIKGQNPSATFGDVSKIVASMWDSLGEEQKQAYKRKTEAAKKEYLKALATYRASLVSKSSPDQGETKGTQANPPAKMLPPKQPMYAMPGLASFLTPSDLQAFRSGASPASLARTLGSKSLLPGLSASPPPPPSFPLSPTLHQQLPLPPHAQGTLLSPPVSMSPAPQPPVLPTPMALQVQLAMSPSPPGPQDFPHISEFPSGSGSRSPGPSNPTSSGDWDSSYPSGECGISTCSLLPRDKSLYLT